In Eucalyptus grandis isolate ANBG69807.140 chromosome 4, ASM1654582v1, whole genome shotgun sequence, the following proteins share a genomic window:
- the LOC120292627 gene encoding uncharacterized protein LOC120292627, whose translation MIEETGEHCNGCSKPVIDVGYVCHDCGFLLHKKCVKLPRKVLHRNHQKHPLTLEFISSETFKCAVCKKTGSGLVFKCVDCKYSMDVTCFLTNQPFPDALPQDGKTRKPPHSTATVCLLAQQSKRNCAGYEQQITVPACCCKECDLLTLRKSCAQLQRQREHPCHPSHSFTPLKEARAICDAGRKSTGDFVNHCNKCSFDLDSVCSCLTPSLKQKKHNDLPTCSQESHGQVSCDPCSTPWSNNLFRCVSCNSNVHCTCLPLPSTVKHKHHPHSLTLKEPSPEDDSSRICCATCEKKICPKSRAYYCAECCYGVHLECGPRGKLSLPYPPDLYKAEL comes from the coding sequence ATGATAGAGGAAACCGGTGAACATTGCAATGGATGCTCGAAACCCGTCATCGATGTTGGCTACGTTTGCCACGACTGCGGCTTCCTCCTCCACAAGAAGTGCGTCAAGTTGCCCCGGAAAGTCCTCCATCGTAATCATCAGAAACACCCTCTCACCCTCGAGTTCATTTCATCGGAAACCTTCAAGTGCGCCGTGTGCAAGAAAACTGGCTCAGGGCTCGTCTTCAAATGCGTCGATTGCAAATACAGCATGGACGTGACCTGTTTTTTAACGAATCAGCCATTTCCTGATGCCCTTCCTCAAGATGGTAAAACAAGGAAGCCACCGCATTCTACCGCGACAGTTTGTCTCCTCGCACAGCAGAGTAAAAGGAACTGCGCAGGATATGAACAGCAAATTACAGTTCCAGCTTGTTGCTGCAAGGAATGCGATCTGCTCACACTCCGCAAATCCTGTGCTCAATTGCAACGGCAGAGAGAACATCCTTGCCACCCTTCGCACTCCTTCACACCCCTTAAAGAAGCACGTGCAATCTGTGATGCCGGTCGGAAGAGCACTGGTGATTTTGTCAACCACTGCAACAAATGTTCATTTGACCTCGACTCGGTATGCAGTTGTCTCACACCTTCACTGAAACAGAAGAAGCACAATGATCTCCCTACTTGCTCCCAAGAATCGCATGGTCAAGTTTCATGTGATCCCTGCAGCACACCGTGGAGCAACAATCTTTTCCGATGCGTTAGCTGCAACTCTAATGTGCATTGCACTTGTCTTCCTCTTCCAAGCACCGTTAAGCACAAACACCATCCTCATTCTCTTACACTCAAAGAGCCCTCTCCCGAGGATGATTCAAGTAGGATTTGCTGCGCAACATGCGAGAAGAAGATATGCCCAAAGTCCCGGGCTTATTACTGTGCAGAATGCTGCTATGGAGTTCATCTTGAATGTGGTCCCCGAGGTAAACTCAGCCTTCCCTATCCCCCAGATTTATATAAAGCAGAGCTGTAA
- the LOC120292800 gene encoding S-norcoclaurine synthase 1-like isoform X2, with product MGRLASMYIHKRRLWASRPTVVNLESWRLRCFTGLTSAVPSPVKNVQALASEGLKEVPSRYLRPASELEEVCETESLEIPVIDMIKLGEDHPDHRDEIKKFHLACKEWGFLQLINHGISEEFIHQVKTNTEDFFKLPFEEKNNYEQLPNSIEGYGQAFVMSEDQKLDWNDMLLLFVQPASQRNLRFWPKNPASFRATLESYSSELVRISLFLLRAMAKNLGISPDVLASMFEEGIQGIRLNYYPPCKRAKEVLGQTSHSDATGITLLTQVNDVDGLQIKKNGKWLPIEPVPRAFIVNIMSNGQYKSIEHRAVVNPEKERLSIAAFHSPNIEASICPFPDLARKSGALYKTTNHEDYMRLVVASRVDGKSLLDQFRLCDV from the exons ATGGGTCGTCTTGCTAGTATGTACATACATAAGAGGAGACTTTGGGCTTCGAGACCCACTGTGGTTAACCTGGAGTCATGGAGACTGAGGTGCTTTACAGGACTGACCTCGGCGGTTCCCTCCCCTGTCAAAAACGTCCAAGCTCTCGCGTCTGAGGGCCTGAAGGAGGTTCCATCTCGCTATCTACGGCCAGCATCTGAACTTGAAGAAGTGTGTGAGACCGAGTCTCTTGAGATTCCTGTCATAGACATGATCAAGCTCGGTGAAGATCACCCTGATCACAGAGACGAAATCAAGAAGTTCCATTTGGCTTGTAAGGAATGGGGCTTCCTCCAG TTGATAAACCATGGCATATCAGAAGAGTTCATTCATCAAGTGAAGACAAATACAGAGGATTTCTTTAAGCTGCCATTTGAAGAGAAGAATAATTACGAGCAGTTACCTAACTCCATTGAAGGCTACGGCCAAGCTTTTGTTATGTCGGAAGACCAGAAGCTTGACTGGAATGACATGCTCCTCCTTTTTGTACAACCTGCTTCCCAAAGAAACCTCAGGTTTTGGCCAAAGAACCCTGCCTCTTTCAG AGCAACCCTGGAGAGTTACTCTTCAGAATTGGTACGCATTTCGCTTTTCCTCCTAAGGGCTATGGCCAAGAACTTAGGAATTTCTCCGGATGTGCTTGCAAGCATGTTTGAAGAGGGGATACAAGGGATAAGACTAAACTACTATCCACCGTGCAAGCGAGCAAAGGAGGTCCTGGGTCAAACCTCACACTCTGATGCCACCGGAATAACCCTGCTAACACAAGTGAATGATGTAGACGGATTGCAAATCaagaaaaatggcaaatggCTACCTATTGAACCTGTTCCCAGGGCATTCATTGTCAAT ATAATGAGCAATGGACAGTACAAGAGCATAGAgcatagagcagtggtgaatcCAGAAAAGGAACGCCTCTCAATTGCTGCATTTCACAGTCCAAATATAGAAGCTTCGATCTGTCCATTTCCAGATCTTGCTAGAAAGAGCGGTGCACTGTACAAAACAACAAATCACGAGGATTACATGAGGCTGGTTGTCGCGAGCAGAGTCGATGGTAAAAGCCTGTTGGACCAATTCCGACTTTGTGATGTATGA
- the LOC120292800 gene encoding S-norcoclaurine synthase 1-like isoform X1, which produces MGRLASMYIHKRRLWASRPTVVNLESWRLRCFTGLTSAVPSPVKNVQALASEGLKEVPSRYLRPASELEEVCETESLEIPVIDMIKLGEDHPDHRDEIKKFHLACKEWGFLQLINHGISEEFIHQVKTNTEDFFKLPFEEKNNYEQLPNSIEGYGQAFVMSEDQKLDWNDMLLLFVQPASQRNLRFWPKNPASFRATLESYSSELVRISLFLLRAMAKNLGISPDVLASMFEEGIQGIRLNYYPPCKRAKEVLGQTSHSDATGITLLTQVNDVDGLQIKKNGKWLPIEPVPRAFIVNVGDVIEIMSNGQYKSIEHRAVVNPEKERLSIAAFHSPNIEASICPFPDLARKSGALYKTTNHEDYMRLVVASRVDGKSLLDQFRLCDV; this is translated from the exons ATGGGTCGTCTTGCTAGTATGTACATACATAAGAGGAGACTTTGGGCTTCGAGACCCACTGTGGTTAACCTGGAGTCATGGAGACTGAGGTGCTTTACAGGACTGACCTCGGCGGTTCCCTCCCCTGTCAAAAACGTCCAAGCTCTCGCGTCTGAGGGCCTGAAGGAGGTTCCATCTCGCTATCTACGGCCAGCATCTGAACTTGAAGAAGTGTGTGAGACCGAGTCTCTTGAGATTCCTGTCATAGACATGATCAAGCTCGGTGAAGATCACCCTGATCACAGAGACGAAATCAAGAAGTTCCATTTGGCTTGTAAGGAATGGGGCTTCCTCCAG TTGATAAACCATGGCATATCAGAAGAGTTCATTCATCAAGTGAAGACAAATACAGAGGATTTCTTTAAGCTGCCATTTGAAGAGAAGAATAATTACGAGCAGTTACCTAACTCCATTGAAGGCTACGGCCAAGCTTTTGTTATGTCGGAAGACCAGAAGCTTGACTGGAATGACATGCTCCTCCTTTTTGTACAACCTGCTTCCCAAAGAAACCTCAGGTTTTGGCCAAAGAACCCTGCCTCTTTCAG AGCAACCCTGGAGAGTTACTCTTCAGAATTGGTACGCATTTCGCTTTTCCTCCTAAGGGCTATGGCCAAGAACTTAGGAATTTCTCCGGATGTGCTTGCAAGCATGTTTGAAGAGGGGATACAAGGGATAAGACTAAACTACTATCCACCGTGCAAGCGAGCAAAGGAGGTCCTGGGTCAAACCTCACACTCTGATGCCACCGGAATAACCCTGCTAACACAAGTGAATGATGTAGACGGATTGCAAATCaagaaaaatggcaaatggCTACCTATTGAACCTGTTCCCAGGGCATTCATTGTCAATGTAGGCGATGTCATTGAG ATAATGAGCAATGGACAGTACAAGAGCATAGAgcatagagcagtggtgaatcCAGAAAAGGAACGCCTCTCAATTGCTGCATTTCACAGTCCAAATATAGAAGCTTCGATCTGTCCATTTCCAGATCTTGCTAGAAAGAGCGGTGCACTGTACAAAACAACAAATCACGAGGATTACATGAGGCTGGTTGTCGCGAGCAGAGTCGATGGTAAAAGCCTGTTGGACCAATTCCGACTTTGTGATGTATGA
- the LOC104441993 gene encoding uncharacterized protein LOC104441993 isoform X2, whose amino-acid sequence MQICHCSHEHPLALCMMEDTGEPCKGRSRPILDLGHVCHRCGFLLHKKCEKLPRKVLLRVHPKHPLTLQFSSETFKCGVCKKTGSGLTFQCGECKYNVDVTCFLTNFPCTDFPPQECKTRKLPRSTATLCLCAQQSKRKCTGCEQQISGSACCCKECDLLTLHKYCAQLPRQRENPCCLSHSRALLKETCAICDACRKINGGSVYHCDKCSFDLDLVCTCLAPSLKLEKCNDFPSCFKESRGQVSCNSCSTPWSNNLYRCVSCNFNVHCTCLPLPSTVKHKHHPHSLTLKEPTPKDDSSRICCAACKMKICPKDRAYYCAECCYGVHLECVVPEEQPDRGKLAEDIARVLEALNAIAAQL is encoded by the exons atgcAGATTTGCCATTGCAGCCACGAGCATCCCCTGGCCCTCTGTATGATGGAGGACACCGGCGAGCCTTGCAAGGGACGCTCGAGACCCATCTTGGATCTCGGCCACGTCTGCCACCGCTGCGGCTTCCTCCTCCACAAGAAGTGCGAGAAGTTGCCTCGGAAAGTCCTCCTCCGGGTTCATCCCAAACACCCTCTCACCCTTCAATTTTCATCGGAAACCTTCAAGTGCGGCGTCTGCAAGAAAACTGGCTCGGGGCTCACCTTCCAATGCGGCGAGTGCAAATACAACGTGGACGTGACCTGTTTCTTAACAAATTTCCCATGTACTGATTTCCCTCCTCAAGAATGTAAAACAAGGAAGCTACCGCGTTCCACCGCGACACTTTGTCTCTGCGCACAGCAGAGTAAAAGGAAATGTACAGGATGTGAACAGCAAATTTCGGGTTCAGCTTGTTGCTGCAAGGAATGCGATCTGCTCACACTCCACAAATACTGTGCTCAATTACCACGGCAGAGAGAAAATCCTTGCTGCCTTTCGCACTCCCGCGCGCTTCTTAAAGAAACATGTGCAATCTGTGATGCCTGTCGGAAGATCAATGGTGGCTCTGTGTACCATTGCGACAAATGTTCGTTCGACCTCGACTTGGTATGCACTTGTCTCGCACCTTCACTGAAACTGGAGAAGTGTAATGACTTCCCTTCTTGCTTCAAAGAATCGCGTGGTCAAGTTTCATGTAATTCCTGCAGCACTCCGTGGAGCAACAATCTTTACCGATGCGTTAGCTGCAACTTTAATGTGCACTGCACTTGTCTTCCTCTTCCAAGCACCGTTAAGCACAAACACCATCCCCATTCTCTTACGCTCAAAGAACCTACTCCCAAGGATGATTCAAGTAGGATTTGCTGCGCAGCATGCAAGATGAAGATATGCCCAAAGGACCGGGCTTATTACTGTGCAGAATGCTGCTATGGAGTTCATCTTGAATGTGTGGTCCCCGAG GAGCAGCCGGACCGAGGGAAACTCGCGGAAGACATCGCAAGGGTCCTAGAAGCGCTAAATGCAATTGCTGCTCAGCTGTAA
- the LOC104441993 gene encoding uncharacterized protein LOC104441993 isoform X1 has translation MQICHCSHEHPLALCMMEDTGEPCKGRSRPILDLGHVCHRCGFLLHKKCEKLPRKVLLRVHPKHPLTLQFSSETFKCGVCKKTGSGLTFQCGECKYNVDVTCFLTNFPCTDFPPQECKTRKLPRSTATLCLCAQQSKRKCTGCEQQISGSACCCKECDLLTLHKYCAQLPRQRENPCCLSHSRALLKETCAICDACRKINGGSVYHCDKCSFDLDLVCTCLAPSLKLEKCNDFPSCFKESRGQVSCNSCSTPWSNNLYRCVSCNFNVHCTCLPLPSTVKHKHHPHSLTLKEPTPKDDSSRICCAACKMKICPKDRAYYCAECCYGVHLECVVPEPDRGKLAEDIARVLEALNAIAAQL, from the exons atgcAGATTTGCCATTGCAGCCACGAGCATCCCCTGGCCCTCTGTATGATGGAGGACACCGGCGAGCCTTGCAAGGGACGCTCGAGACCCATCTTGGATCTCGGCCACGTCTGCCACCGCTGCGGCTTCCTCCTCCACAAGAAGTGCGAGAAGTTGCCTCGGAAAGTCCTCCTCCGGGTTCATCCCAAACACCCTCTCACCCTTCAATTTTCATCGGAAACCTTCAAGTGCGGCGTCTGCAAGAAAACTGGCTCGGGGCTCACCTTCCAATGCGGCGAGTGCAAATACAACGTGGACGTGACCTGTTTCTTAACAAATTTCCCATGTACTGATTTCCCTCCTCAAGAATGTAAAACAAGGAAGCTACCGCGTTCCACCGCGACACTTTGTCTCTGCGCACAGCAGAGTAAAAGGAAATGTACAGGATGTGAACAGCAAATTTCGGGTTCAGCTTGTTGCTGCAAGGAATGCGATCTGCTCACACTCCACAAATACTGTGCTCAATTACCACGGCAGAGAGAAAATCCTTGCTGCCTTTCGCACTCCCGCGCGCTTCTTAAAGAAACATGTGCAATCTGTGATGCCTGTCGGAAGATCAATGGTGGCTCTGTGTACCATTGCGACAAATGTTCGTTCGACCTCGACTTGGTATGCACTTGTCTCGCACCTTCACTGAAACTGGAGAAGTGTAATGACTTCCCTTCTTGCTTCAAAGAATCGCGTGGTCAAGTTTCATGTAATTCCTGCAGCACTCCGTGGAGCAACAATCTTTACCGATGCGTTAGCTGCAACTTTAATGTGCACTGCACTTGTCTTCCTCTTCCAAGCACCGTTAAGCACAAACACCATCCCCATTCTCTTACGCTCAAAGAACCTACTCCCAAGGATGATTCAAGTAGGATTTGCTGCGCAGCATGCAAGATGAAGATATGCCCAAAGGACCGGGCTTATTACTGTGCAGAATGCTGCTATGGAGTTCATCTTGAATGTGTGGTCCCCGAG CCGGACCGAGGGAAACTCGCGGAAGACATCGCAAGGGTCCTAGAAGCGCTAAATGCAATTGCTGCTCAGCTGTAA